Proteins encoded within one genomic window of Argiope bruennichi chromosome 7, qqArgBrue1.1, whole genome shotgun sequence:
- the LOC129975917 gene encoding neprilysin-1-like: MPLADYVPDTNQCNLSTYYRNVLGVPVRKRVIIAVLTVFILILIFVCALMFSKYGKHSSKNLKTSFAPYIPLVDSLNTSVDPCTNFYNFTCGRWSNNELVPKDNDGRISTFTILQNYVNAKKKSILENAKVNKKHPRVVNDAITFYKMCLSINDTDPVNDIEFLLNYFDQLMNGWPVWNLKMWDDRDFDWFKVSAFLAKTLHIDTVVTVGISIDDNDSSRKMIYIKSPTYAEYYTLDSVFSFNMMFAMLSVKHSSIDVTNAADTIVGMQETEKKWVGHFLPTPSPNETNRTTMSIKELKEHIPDFDWLSFIQLIMNDTLNEIGEHVSDGDQVVVENLEVLKKSISGIHNDTFSNLQLANLFGWFVMQKIWYFIPGLLWQYIIISQYSAEDFKEVEKSKCFDVVYKWYECSIDYLYVKNSSHAGVSDGEVIVHYIKKAFKDLLENSDWMDESTKTAALDKLSSMQSIIGFPSYLQNKAEYSEMYKGFPKLTSSLLESYFKISSYYTSELVKDLKVQRRKKFYISARSITHVSAYYDMQRNVFTLPLSIYNPPFYHYDGPWCLNFGAIGAIIGHEIMHGFDNLGCQRGPKGNLRSWWSNSTSVEYKQRSNCFAVQYAAHRHSLNNYFKQVANTIDEDIADNEGLKIAYLAYKQWEKDNGPEKSTFKNYTSEQMFFLSFGSVWCTKENPEHEQHQFDTRHSAPFLRVNLVVSNSKSFPFVFNCSSHTLMNPERKCSIW, encoded by the coding sequence ATGCCTCTAGCAGATTACGTTCCTGATACTAATCAGTGCAATTTATCTACTTATTACCGAAATGTATTAGGTGTACCTGTCCGTAAAAGAGTAATTATAGCTGTTCTTActgttttcatattaattttaattttcgtgTGTGCGTTAATGTTTAGCAAATATGGGAAACATTCTAGCAAGAATCTAAAAACATCATTTGCACCTTATATACCTCTAGTGGATTCATTGAATACTTCCGTTGATCCTTGtacgaatttttataatttcacttgCGGACGATGGTCGAATAATGAATTGGTGCCCAAAGATAACGATGGACGAATTTCAACATTTACTATTTTACAGAATTATGTTAATGctaaaaagaaatctattcttGAAAATGCTAAAGTAAACAAAAAACATCCTCGAGTTGTCAACGATGCAATCACCTTTTATAAAATGTGCTTATCAATAAATGATACTGATCCAGTTAATGATAtagaatttttgttgaattacttTGACCAGTTGATGAATGGTTGGCCAGTTTGGAATCTAAAAATGTGGGATGACAGAGACTTTGACTGGTTTAAAGTCAGTGCATTTTTAGCTAAAACTCTCCATATTGATACTGTTGTCACTGTGGGAATTAGCATAGATGATAATGATTCAAGTCGTAAAATGATCTACATAAAATCTCCAACATATGCAGAATATTATACTTTAGATTcagtattttctttcaatatgatGTTTGCTATGTTATCAGTAAAGCACTCGAGTATTGATGTGACTAATGCTGCTGATACAATTGTTGGGATGCAGGAAACTGAGAAGAAATGGGTGGGACATTTTTTACCAACTCCATCACCAAATGAAACAAATAGAACTACAATGTCTATTAAAGAACTGAAAGAACATATTCCAGATTTTGATTGGCTGAGTTTTATTCAGCTAATAATGAATGatacattaaatgaaattggCGAACATGTAAGTGATGGAGATCAAGTTGTTGTAGAAAATTTAGAAGTGTTGAAAAAGTCAATCTCTGGAATTCACAATGATACTTTTTCGAACTTACAATTGGCTAACTTGTTTGGATGGTTTGTTATGCAAAAAATATGGTACTTTATACCAGGATTGTTATggcaatatattattatatctcaATATTCTGCAGAAGATTTCAAGGAGGTTGAAAAGAGCAAATGTTTTGATGTTGTTTACAAATGGTATGAATGCAGCATTGATTATTTATATGTGAAAAACTCTTCCCACGCAGGAGTATCTGATGGAGAAGTTATTGTGCATTATATAAAAAAGGCTTTCAAAGATTTACTGGAGAATTCTGATTGGATGGACGAATCAACTAAAACTGCTGCCCTTGATAAATTGTCTTCAATGCAATCTATTATTGGTTTTCCttcttatcttcaaaataaagcagaatatagTGAAATGTATAAAGGTTTTCCAAAACTGACTTCAAGTCTTCtagaatcatattttaaaatatcaagctaTTATACTTCAGAATTagttaaagatttaaaagtacaacggagaaaaaaattttatatatctgcaCGATCCATCACTCATGTCAGTGCCTATTATGATATGCAGAGAAATGTTTTTACTCTTCCTTTGTCAATATACAATCCTCCATTCTATCATTATGATGGACCTTGGTGTCTTAATTTTGGAGCAATTGGAGCTATTATAGGACACGAAATCATGCATGGATTTGACAATTTAGGTTGTCAACGTGGACCAAAAGGAAATTTGCGAAGTTGGTGGTCAAATTCTACATCTGTGGAGTATAAACAACGTTCCAATTGTTTTGCTGTGCAATATGCTGCACATCGGCACTCgcttaacaattattttaagcaaGTTGCTAATACTATAGATGAAGACATAGCAGATAATGAAGGATTAAAGATTGCTTATTTGGCTTATAAGCAGTGGGAGAAAGATAATGGTCCAGAAAAATCaacctttaaaaattacacttctGAACAAATGTTTTTTCTGTCTTTTGGATCTGTCTGGTGTACTAAAGAGAATCCAGAACATGAACAGCATCAATTTGACACAAGACACAGTGCTCCTTTTTTGAGAGTCAACCTAGTAGTTTCAAATTCTAAATCATTCCCCTTTGTATTTAATTGTTCCAGTCATACTCTAATGAATCCAGAAAGAAAATGTTCTATTTGGTAG
- the LOC129975918 gene encoding EKC/KEOPS complex subunit TPRKB-like, producing the protein METEADVSFFLYEKIQNMKEIKQLLMKGELKAAVVNPELVYSTDVLLFASHKSLYSLKFSHLKTKTIFTELLYNLSPTRSIRDSLTMFGAQDDGTTAIFVIFGKEDSELADSLRNCIKGCLAKMDNIMALRNISKIKKVYKISDEIEDEEAIFNYLITKIASKEVLL; encoded by the coding sequence ATGGAAACAGAGGCTGATGTCTCATTTTTTCTGTacgaaaaaatacaaaacatgaaAGAAATCAAGCAACTTTTGATGAAAGGAGAATTGAAAGCTGCCGTCGTGAATCCCGAACTCGTGTACAGCACAGATGTACTGCTGTTTGCTTCTCACAAATCTCTGTACAGCTTAAAATTCAGTCACTTGAAAACGAAAACAATATTCACAGAGCTTTTGTACAACTTATCGCCCACCAGGAGTATAAGGGATTCCTTGACAATGTTCGGCGCCCAGGATGATGGCACAACTgcgatatttgttatttttggcAAAGAAGATAGTGAACTTGCGGACAGTTTAAGAAATTGTATCAAAGGTTGCCTTGCAAAAATGGATAACATAATGGCCTTaagaaatattagtaaaattaagaAAGTATATAAGATATCTGATGAAATCGAAGACGAAGaagccatttttaattatttgataacaaaaatAGCAAGTAAGGAAGTGCTGCtgtga